The genomic region CGCGGCTTCTATCGCCGCTGGGCTGAAATGATCTCGACGGGGGTAAGCGCGTGAGCGCCGGAGTAGCTACTCAGCCTAAGTCGCAAGCTGCCAGTGCGGAGAAGGTTACGCCGGAGTTGCAACAGGAGATCGAGCAGTTCCTGTATCATGAGTCACGCATTCTTGATGATAGGCGCTATGAAGAATGGTTCGAGCTACTAGCTAGCGACCTTCACTACTTCATGCCGACGCGCTACAACCGGCTGCGCCGCGAATCCGACAAGGAATTCTCCGCCGCCAACGAAGCCGCGTTTTTCGATGAGGATAGGGCGTCGATCGCGATGCGCATCCGCCGCCTCAACACCGGGATGGCGTGGGCGGAGGATCCACCGTCGCGCACGCGCCACATGGTGAGCAACGTGGTGATAAAGCCGCGCGGCAACGATGAGTACGAGGTCGATTGCTACTACCTGCTGTATCGATCGCGGCTGGAGCGCGAGGTCGAGACCTTCGTCGGGATGCGCCACGACGTGCTCCGCCGCGCCAACAACTCCGCGGGATTTGAGCTCGCGCGCCGCACGATCATCCTCGATCAAACGATCCTGCTGGCGCGCAATCTGAGCTTCTTCTTTTAGCTGCACGACGTAAGCGGAGTAGCGAACTATGGGATGGCTCGAAGGCAAAGTCGCGCTGGTGACGGGCGGCGCGTCGGGACTTGGACGCGCGATCGTCGAGCGCTTTCTCGAGGAGGGCGCGCGCGTCGCGATTCTCGACAAATCGCGCGAGCGGAGCGAGGAATTGGTGGCGCGGCTCGGCAAGGATGCGGCCGCGATCGTCGGCGACGTCACGATTCTCGCCGACAACGATCGCGCGGTCGCGGAGACCGTCAAGCGATTCGGGCGTCTCGATTGTTTCGTCGGCAACGCCGGCATCTGGGATTTTTCGATCTCGCTCGCGGACCTGCCCGAGGACCGAATCGGGGCGGCGTTCGATGAACTATTCGGCGTGAACGTGAAGGGCTATCTGCTCGGCGCCAAGGCCAGCTATCGCGAACTCGCGAAGTCGCGCGGCTCGATCATCTATACGGTGTCGAACGCCGGCTTTTATCCGTGCGGCGGCGGTCCTTTATATACCGCGTCGAAGCACGCCGTGGTCGGGCTGATTCGCCAACTCGCTTACGAACTCGCGCCCAAGATTCGCGTCAATGGCGTCGCACCCGGCGCAATCCCGACCGATCTGCGCGGTCCGCGCTCGCTCGAGATGGCTGAGCGATCGATCGCCGCGATGCCGCTCAAGGATTTCGTCGAGGCTGGATTGCCGCTCGGCAAATTGCCCGCGCCGCGCGACTACACCGGTTCGTACGTGCTGCTCGCGTCATCGGAAAATTCCTCGACCGCGACCGGCGGCGTGATCATTTGCGAAGGCGGGATGGGAATCCGCGGCTTCGGCGACGCGGCGGGCGGCCGCAATCTGTAACTGAAATCGATCGCTGATCGAAACAACTCGGGAGGTGGTTATGCCGCTCACACACGAAGCAACCAGCAAGTTCGTCCAGGCCGGGCCGCTCAAACTGCACTATCATGAGGCCGGACGCGGACCGGTGGTGATCATGATTCACGGCGGCGGACCGGGCGCCGGCGGATGGAGCAACTATCGGCGCAACGTCGACGCGTTCGCGGAGCACTTCCGCGTGATCCTGCCCGACCTGCCGGGCTTCGCGCAGAGCGACAAGCCGAAGATCGAGGGCGGCATCTTCGCATTTTTGTCGAAGGCGATCCGCGACTTGATGGACGCGCTCGATATCCCGCGCGCAAGTTTCGTCGGCAATTCGCTCGGCGGCGGCACCACGCTGCAGTTCGCGCTCGACAATCCCGATCGCGCGGAACGGCTGGTACTGATGGGCGCGGCCGGCGGCCTGCCAATCTTCACGCCGCAGCCGACCGAAGGAATCAAGCATCTGCTCAGCTACTACGAGCCGCCCGGACCTTCGCTCGAGAAGCTGCGCGCGTTTCTCAACGTGATGGTTTACGACGGCTCGCAGTTGACCGACGAACTGATCAAGGAACGATTCGCCGCGAGCACGCAGCCCGATCTGCTGGCCAATCCGATCCTGTCGCGGAGCCGGCCGGTGGCGATCGAACCGCTCTGGCAGAAGCTCGCGAGCGTCAAACACAAGACATTGATCATCTGGGGCCGCGACGATCGCACCGTCACGCTCGACGGCGCGTTTATCATGCTGAATCAGATGCAGGATGTGCGGCTGCACGTGTTCGGCAAATGCGGGCATTGGGCGCAGTGGGAAAAGGCGCCCGAGTTTAACCGGCTCGTGATCGATTTTCTGTCGGCGAAGGAGTGAATTGCGCAAGAGTTTCAACAGACTGACTTGCAAAGGACTGACATGGACGATTCCAGGCTGAATCAAATCGCGGAGCGGCTCCGCGTCGCCGAGCGCGAACGCAAAGCGATCGATCCGCCCGCGGCGCAAACCGGAATGTCGGCGGCCGACGCATATCGAATCCAGATGATCAACGTCGCGCGGCGCGTCGCGTCGGGGCGGCGAATCGTGGGGCGCAAGGTCGGGCTTACGAGTATCGCGATGCAGAAAATGTTCGGCGTCAACGAGCCCGATTTTGGGCATCTGTTCGACGACATGATGCTCGCGAGCGGCGATGAATGCCGCGTCAGCGCGCTGATGCTCCCGCGAATCGAGCCTGAGATCGCGTTTGTGCTGTCGCGCGAACTGCGCGGACCAGGCATCACGCGCGAGGACGTGCTCGCGGCGACGGAATACGTGACGCCGGCGCTCGAGATAATCGACACGCGGCTCCGCGACTGGAAAATCACGCTTGCGGATACGATCGCCGACAACGCGTCGTCGGCGCGCGTCGTGCTGGGCGGTGAAAAATCGAAGCCGTCAAAATGCGATCTCGCCAGCGTCGCGATGAAGCTCGAAAAGAACGGCGCCGTCGTCGAAGAGGGCGTCGGCTCGGCCGTGCTGGGGCATCCCGCGCAACCGGTCGCGTGGCTCGCCAACAAACTCGCCGAATTCGGACAAACGCTCGCAGCCGGCAGCGTCGTGATACCGGGCGCATTATGCCGCGCAGTTGAGGTCGCGGCGGGCGATTCGATCACCGCGCGCTATGACCATCTTGGCACGGTCAGCGTGAGATTCGTCTGATGAAATCCATCGAGACTGACACGAAGTCGAACCAGCCGCGGGTCCGATGCGCGATCGTCGGTACTGAAGTCCTGGAGGACATGATCATCGAATTTGCGCGCGAGCTTTCGAACCACCACCCCCCGCCCGCTGCACAAAGCCCCAGGTAACCCGCCCCGCCAATCCTCGCACTCGCTGGGCGATGTCCAAGTCGCCCGCGCCTTCGATCAATCCGCAGCACTTTCCGAAACCTCACGCAGGTTTCGGACTTCCTGTTGTGAAGGAGATGCGGCCTTCCGGCCTGTGAATAGTTACGAAAGAAGAATGGGACTTAAAAGCCGCGCGGACTTTCTCGTATCTGGCTAGGGGCCGATACAAACGATCATAGAGCCTGCCCGATTGCGACGTTACGGGGCAAAGCGGGCAAGGTGGTGGCGGCGGGGCTCCGGCGCGCTTGATTTTCCAGCGTCTTGTATAATGCAACAGCAGGAGCTAACTCCGCTCGGACACGTTCACTAGTCGCTGCTACGATCGCGCCTTGATGGCCAGCAGCTCCGGGCTCGATAACGCCCTGGCGCCAAGTAGTCGCGCGACCGGCAGAGCTCTTCCAGACGGGAGCTCTATTGTTTCGCCGTGAAACCCGCCCTCTCGCTGCTTGAAGTAGCGCAACACGACACCGCGACGATCCTCGAACACCAACCGAAACGGATTCGGTCCGAGTTGTACAACCCAGACGAGGTCCCCTTGGCGAGTCGCAATCTCAGGTCCACCTGCGGTGCCGGCGACGACTTGCATTCCGCTCTCGAGACCCGCAAAAAGCTGTATCCGTGCCTCAAGAGAATACTGGTTCCAATCGCACGCGACGGCATGCGCTGGAGCTTCGATATCCGCTGCGCGGACTATCGGGTCCGAGTTCGCATATACATAGCGGTTCAGCTCCTCGCCTTTGTAGATGAACCGCTTGATCGCATCAAACTCCGGCTCAAATCCAGTAAAATTCGGATAGAAATGCAGAAAAGCATGAAAGCCTATTTTCGCGATAGCCCTGAAGTAGGTCGGTGTGAGCTGGAACGCTGAACGCGCGCGTATGACTTGCCCCGGTTCGCCGGTCCGAAATTCAGTGGGCCTTCTGCCGAATATCTCTGTACATAACGCGTGCATCAGTCGGAGATCCCCGTCGGAATCGCCGAAGAACCGCTCCACTTTGAATCCCAGCTCCTGCTTCTGTTTAAGCAGTTCCCTCACCTGCGGAGGAAATTTGCCAGTCTCTCCGCCAAGGCGGATGTGCTCGACTTCGCCTTGCGGTCCGATGATCACGAGCTGACGCTGTGGCTTAGCCTCGCTGTTGGACCCGACTTCCCACATGATGACGTGTTTTGCATCGGGGTCCTCGCCAAGCACTTGAACGGGCGGATGCTTGTTGGATCCTCGCGCGAAGATGTTGCGCTTTTCGTGCGATTCGCTGCCTAGGTCTCCGCCTGCGATCTCGCGAAAGAGCGCTTCGGGACCGCAATGCAGAAATACATCCTCTAGCTCTCGCCCGAATCGGTTGTTGCAAGCTTTGCAGACTTTCCCCTTGAGTTCCCGAAAACCGCGGAACCTTCCTAAGCCCCGCGAGAACCAGTGTTCTCCGCGGCGCTCGAACGGAGCGCTACCGTCGCAAAGGCCGTCCGGTCGAGTGTAAATGCAAAGCGCGATGTTTGACTTGCAGAAAATGCTATCTCGAACGCGCTGGGGCCGGCAACGCCGCGACTGAAGTGCTCGCTGCGGTGCTCGATCGAATCGGGCTGAATCCCGGCCTCGATGTGTTCAAGCTGATGGACGTGGCCGAGGAACTGGTGCCGCCGGTGATGCTTAAGCCGGCGACGATCGATCGCGCGGCGCTGACGCTTGGTTACTGCGGCGTCTATTCAAGCTTCCTCCGGCATGCCGAGCGCGCCGCCGAGCGGTTCGGTGTCGATGCGCGCGAAATCCTGGTCGAAGTTGGCCGGCGCAAAGCGGTTGGCGGCCAGGAGGACATGATCATCGAGGTCGCGCACGAACTCTCCCAACGCCGCTAGAATCACACTTTTCCTTGTCACCCTGAGCGCAGCGAAGAATCACGGATCCGGGATTCTTCGCCTGCGGCTCAGAATGACAGGGTGCGCCGCGATTCGCCGCACCTGGCGCGATGCTCGCGACCAGCTTCAGCTTTGAATTCCTGCACGCGGCAGCGAAGCCCAGGTCAGGACGGGGCCGCGCTAAAGCAGTCGGCACCCGAAGAACGTGATCATCGCCCCGATTCTCATAACGCTGCCCAATGCCTGTATCGAATCGGCTTAATATGCGACGAAAGCGCAGGGTAGCTTAAGATGTCAGTTGGATGCAGCCGAATCACAAAGTAGGCCGAGGCGTTTGACACTGCGGCGAAGCGCCGTCTATAAGCCGACAGCAGGGCTTTTACTGTCGAGCCCGCAGGAAACACGCATCGAGGCTGGAACGTCTTATAACGCGAATGAACGTACGGTCGCGTGCGACCGCTCACTCGCATTTTTACTGCTGGTTGTGGCATTTACACTTTCATCGTCACGCATACCGGCCTTCGAGCGTCTGCTCACCAGCAATATCGGACGAATCGCCGCAATCGCGATAGACCTGATCGGCTCCAGCGCTTCGGCACAAGCTTCAGATGCGACCGAGGCGATGCCGAATCGCTTCGAGCTTCGGCCCGGTGTGATGATCGACGCGGCGGCGGGAGCGGCTTATCTGATGAACCCGGGGGGCGGGATCGATGCGATCGATTTGTCGTCCGGCAAGTTGCTCTGGAGCACGACTGCGGCAGCCAAACCGATCGCGCTGTTCGACGATCGTCTGGCGGCACAGGCTGAAACCCACGGCGACGCGCGAGTGTTACCGATCGTGGTGCTCGATACGAAGAATGGCGGCAAGGTCGTGTTGACCGCATCGATACCGATGCCGGACGGCACATGGGCGTCGGTGGACGAAGGCCTCGGCACGTCCTTCCAGATAAGCGCGCGCGTTGAGCACGAACGTCTGCTCGTATCATGGAGCGCGTCGCAGCGCACGATCAGCGGGATCGCTAGTCCCGGTCCGCCGCCCGAGCGGAAAGACCGCGGCGACGCATCGATCGACCTCAAAACGGGCCACGTCGAGACGCTTACGGCCGAGCAAGGGGCGCGGATGCGCGCGGGCGAACGTCCGGCGAAGAATCCGCGGATGAGCGGGGCTGAACGTCTGCAATCGCCGCCCCGACTCGTTGGAAATTTCTTTATCGCGACGGAAGTATCGAGCTCCGGGGACCGCGCGACGCTTAAGCGATGGAGCGCCGACACGGGTGAGCCGCTGCCTGACGTCGAACTGGGTGCCGGATTTGTCACGGCGACTCCTGCTGCCGACGGCTTGCTGGTGGCGGCGGCCAAGGCTGTCGGCGCGGGGCCGATTGGACTGCAGGAATACCTCTGGTCGATTTATTCGCTCACCAGCGGAAAGCGGGTGGCGGAGATTCAGATGTTCCCGTCGTCGGCGCCGTTCTTTATCTGGCGCTCGAACCTAATCTACGTATCGCCTCAATACGCGCGACGCGTAAAAGGGACGTTGCTCCAGGAGCCGCTGGAGCTTAGAGCGCTGAACCTCAAACCGGGGACCGAAGTCTGGAAGAGAGAGCTGCGCGATACGGCGTACCGCGGACCATCGCCGCCATCACCCTAGAGGGGTGCGATCGCGAGTGGGGAGGGAGGAATCATGATCGACTTACGCCGCGTGCGTATATCCGCGCTCTGGCGACGGATCATGCGGAGCGGATACTTGTCGCGCCGCGTGATCGGATTGCTGGTCCCGACGATCGCGCTTGGGGCTCTGCTGTTCACCACCGGCGCTTCCACCAGTTCGACGCCCGTGGCGGAATCAGACGCGCCAATCGCGGCTCCCACCAGCGATGAGCAGGATTCATCGCAAAACGTTCTGGACGAGGCGGAGGCGGATCAGAGTGTCGGACCTCCCGCACTGCTGCCGCGTACTCCCGGTAGCTGGTCGGCCAAAGGCCCCGCGCCAATTCAGCAAGGGCAGGTGGTCGCCGCCCCTAACAACGAGGTCTCCGGCTGCGCCAAGGCAATCGCGGCTCATCCGAGCAATCCGGGTGTGATCTATGTCGGCGCAGTCAACGGTGGCGTCTGGAAGACTACTAACGGGACCGCAGCCAGCCCGACCTGGCTTCCCTTGACCGATACCGAGCGATCGCTTTCGATCAGTTCTCTGAAATTCGATCCGACTGACGGCGCCAGCAACACGCTGATCGCCGGAACCGGCAGATACAGCTCGCTTGCTTCCGTCGGAGGTCCTCGTAGCGGCTTGCTGCTCACCACTGACGGCGGCAGCAACTGGAGCCAACTAAACGGCGGCGGCACGCTTACCGGGAAGAATATTTCGGCGGTGGCAGCACGCGGCAAGATCCTGCTGGCGGCAGCCGACACGGCGGACGCCTTCACCTGCAACAATATCGGGATTTTCCGCAGCAAGGATACGGGAGCGACCTTCACGCGAATTTCCGGTGCGGCGAGCAGTGGCCTGCCGCTCGGCAGCGTGCTCGACCTGGCGGAGGAGCCGACCGGCGTCATCCCTCACGGCGTGGTGATGGTCTCGGACGGCTTTGGCCGAGTCCAGGAATGGGGCAACAACGGAACCTTCATCAAGACTCTGAATACGGGCGCTTCTCAAGACGCGGGCTCGACCTTCGACGCGGCTGGGAAGTTTTATGTCAGCCTTTTCAGCGGCCAATCGGTGGCTGCATATGATCCTAAGGGGACCTTTACCGGCTTCGTCGGGCCGGCCCCGGGACTATACAACCTGCCCGAGTCGATTGTGCAGGACAATGCCGGGAACTTCTATGTCGGCAACGCGGGATTCGGCTACACGGATCCAATGACCATGGTTCATACCAGTCAGTGCGTGCAAGGTGCGGCCAACGAAGACCCGACTCATTTTCCACCCTGTCCGCTGCTGAAATTCGATCCCACTTTCAGCACCCTGCTCAGTACTTTTTTTCCCGCCACGGAACCCGCACCCGCGATGCACCCGACGCAGAGCGGGCGCGGCACGGACTGGAACGATCTCGTTCCCGTCCCGTCGACCGTTCCTCTCACCCCTCAATGTGTCAATCGTTACACTTCCGAAGGTCTTTTGGTTAAGCAATTCAACGTCTGCACCGGCACTCAGCTGGCCGATTTCGCTTCGGGATTGCCCGGCAGCAACGCCTACGAGCTGCGTATCCTGCCTAATGGCGAAACATTCGTTGCCGACACCGAGGTGGT from Candidatus Binatus sp. harbors:
- a CDS encoding 3-phenylpropionate/cinnamic acid dioxygenase subunit beta; translated protein: MSAGVATQPKSQAASAEKVTPELQQEIEQFLYHESRILDDRRYEEWFELLASDLHYFMPTRYNRLRRESDKEFSAANEAAFFDEDRASIAMRIRRLNTGMAWAEDPPSRTRHMVSNVVIKPRGNDEYEVDCYYLLYRSRLEREVETFVGMRHDVLRRANNSAGFELARRTIILDQTILLARNLSFFF
- the hcaB gene encoding 3-(cis-5,6-dihydroxycyclohexa-1,3-dien-1-yl)propanoate dehydrogenase; translated protein: MGWLEGKVALVTGGASGLGRAIVERFLEEGARVAILDKSRERSEELVARLGKDAAAIVGDVTILADNDRAVAETVKRFGRLDCFVGNAGIWDFSISLADLPEDRIGAAFDELFGVNVKGYLLGAKASYRELAKSRGSIIYTVSNAGFYPCGGGPLYTASKHAVVGLIRQLAYELAPKIRVNGVAPGAIPTDLRGPRSLEMAERSIAAMPLKDFVEAGLPLGKLPAPRDYTGSYVLLASSENSSTATGGVIICEGGMGIRGFGDAAGGRNL
- a CDS encoding alpha/beta fold hydrolase gives rise to the protein MPLTHEATSKFVQAGPLKLHYHEAGRGPVVIMIHGGGPGAGGWSNYRRNVDAFAEHFRVILPDLPGFAQSDKPKIEGGIFAFLSKAIRDLMDALDIPRASFVGNSLGGGTTLQFALDNPDRAERLVLMGAAGGLPIFTPQPTEGIKHLLSYYEPPGPSLEKLRAFLNVMVYDGSQLTDELIKERFAASTQPDLLANPILSRSRPVAIEPLWQKLASVKHKTLIIWGRDDRTVTLDGAFIMLNQMQDVRLHVFGKCGHWAQWEKAPEFNRLVIDFLSAKE
- a CDS encoding 2-keto-4-pentenoate hydratase: MDDSRLNQIAERLRVAERERKAIDPPAAQTGMSAADAYRIQMINVARRVASGRRIVGRKVGLTSIAMQKMFGVNEPDFGHLFDDMMLASGDECRVSALMLPRIEPEIAFVLSRELRGPGITREDVLAATEYVTPALEIIDTRLRDWKITLADTIADNASSARVVLGGEKSKPSKCDLASVAMKLEKNGAVVEEGVGSAVLGHPAQPVAWLANKLAEFGQTLAAGSVVIPGALCRAVEVAAGDSITARYDHLGTVSVRFV